In Toxoplasma gondii ME49 chromosome X, whole genome shotgun sequence, a single genomic region encodes these proteins:
- a CDS encoding saccharopine dehydrogenase domain-containing protein (encoded by transcript TGME49_215290): MESQPLNDSGREFDVIVYGATGFTGRLVAEYFCEHYVTENGEFLVRFALAGRSMKKLEESRQTACTRARREAYTEKIPLIAADSSDEASLAEMCRRAKVIITTVGPYLKYGEPLVKACVDSRTHYCDLVGEAPFVALTSQKYGRLAAERGVKVVHCCGFDSVPSDLSCLLLQDAALKAANAPCESVSTAVTELHGGFSGGTVASLLNLAGSKDTFDPYYLCKQALPECVSFTPSSKAYSPVRFMTHDKDFGYGAFFIMAPLNEQVVRWSNALMGFKYGKDFVYRELMSVNKGGFFSALTTSMLVYAGMLCIKFSPIRSLLFALRLLPQPGEGPSQKVLDSGFFEMRAVGRTQSKSGQNVRVSVTVGSKLGDPGYRETAKMIAETGLCMALNMDKCTKLCGVGSPSASVGSVLKDRLEKKGFYFEVDTHEEEVENNDGRDM; this comes from the exons ATGGAGAGTCAGCCACTCAACGACTCAGGTCGAGAATTTGACGTCATTGTGTATGGCGCCACAGGGTTCACTGGCAG GCTGGTGGCGGAGTATTTCTGCGAGCACTATGTGACCGAGAACGGAGAGTTTCTGGTCAGGTTTGCGTTGGCAGGCCGTTCGAtgaagaaactcgaggagTCCCGACAGACAGCCTGCACCCGCGCCCGTCGCGAAGCGTACACCGAGAAGATCCCCCTGATTGCCGCGGACAGTTCTGACGAGGCTTCGCTCGCGGAAATgtgcagaagagcgaaagtGATCATCACCACAGTCGGGCCGTACCTCAAATACGGCGAACCGCTTGTCAAGGCATGTGTAGACTCCCGCACGCACTACTGTGACCTCGTGGGCG AGGCGCCATTCGTGGCGTTGACCAGCCAGAAGTACGGCCGTCTGGCGGCCGAGCGAGGCGTGAAGGTCGTGCACTGCTGCGGCTTCGATTCTGTGCCCAGCgacctctcttgtctccttctgcaaGACGCTGCGTTGAAGGCCGCGAACGCTCCCTGTGAATCG GTTTCCACAGCTGTCACCGAACTGCATGGCGGCTTTTCGGGCGGGACTGTGGCGTCTTTGTTGAACCTCGCAGGCTCGAAAGACACGTTCGATCCGTACTATCTCTGCAAGCAAGCCTTGCCAGAGTGCGTCTCCTTCACTCCGTCTTCCAAGGCGTACTCCCCCGT gCGATTTATGACGCACGACAAGGACTTTGGGTACGGAGCCTTCTTCATTATGGCGCCTCTAAACGAGCAGGTTGTCCG CTGGTCAAACGCTCTAATGGGCTTCAAGTACGGCAAAGACTTTGTGTACCGCGAGCTCATGAGCGTCAACAAAGGCGGATTTTTCTCGGCGTTGACCACCTCTATGCTTGTCTACGCGGGGATGCTTTGCATCAAATTCAGCCCaattcgctctctcctctttgctctcAGACTGCTTCCCCAACCCG GTGAGGGTCCTTCGCAAAAGGTATTGGATTCTGGATTTTTTGAAATGCGCGCTGTCGGGCGAACACAGTCGAAGTCTGGTCAAAACGTTCGCGTTTCAGTCACGGTTGGATCGAAACTGGGAGATCCTGGGTACCGCGAAACTGCAAAGATGATTGCGGAAACCGGTCTTTGCATGGCGCTGAACATGGACAAGTGCACCAAGCTCTGCGGAGTAGGATCCC